A genome region from Rhizobium favelukesii includes the following:
- a CDS encoding MDR family MFS transporter, with product MATLKLVANNKEPPQAASSQSAKTGMSPLRTWCAVVGSTLGAFMAVLNIQIVNASLADIQGAIGAGKDDGGWISTSYLIAEIVVIPLSGWLAQVFSLRKYLLTNAILFLVFSVACAFATNLEQMIVLRAIQGFAGGVLIPMAFTIIITLLPKPKQPIGLALFALSATFAPAIGPTIGGYLTENYGWEFIFYVNLVPGLLMVALLWASLDEAPMNLGLLAKGDWPGIATLAIGLAALQTVLEEGNKEDWFGSEFVVKLSIVAGVSLTLFLIIEFKTANPLLNLRLLARRNFGFGILANTMLGIALYGSAFVLPIYLARIQGYNSEQIGMVLAWTGIPQLILIPLVPKLMKLIDVRLLIAVGFALFASSNFMNVHMTGDYAADQLFWPNVIRAIGQALVFAPLSVVATAGIEQENAGSASALFNMMRNLGGAVGIASLQTFISKREQFHSNILTNSISIFEEATRNRVAKLTKYFMNHGVSDQATATHKAIVAIASSVRRQANVMAFSDAFFLLGAGLVVALFATLLLKKPSGQMSGGGAH from the coding sequence ATGGCTACACTTAAGCTCGTAGCGAACAACAAAGAGCCGCCGCAGGCCGCATCGTCTCAATCCGCCAAAACCGGGATGAGCCCTCTCCGAACGTGGTGCGCGGTCGTCGGATCGACCTTGGGCGCATTCATGGCCGTCCTCAATATCCAGATCGTCAACGCGTCGCTCGCAGACATTCAGGGCGCGATCGGGGCGGGCAAGGATGACGGCGGCTGGATCTCGACTTCATATCTCATTGCGGAAATCGTGGTCATCCCCCTCAGCGGCTGGCTCGCGCAGGTCTTCTCCCTCCGGAAGTATCTCCTGACCAACGCCATTTTGTTTCTGGTCTTTTCCGTTGCTTGTGCGTTCGCCACAAACCTCGAACAGATGATCGTGCTCCGTGCCATCCAGGGCTTTGCTGGTGGAGTCCTGATCCCCATGGCCTTCACGATCATCATCACGCTGCTGCCAAAGCCGAAGCAACCGATCGGACTGGCGCTCTTTGCGCTTTCGGCCACGTTCGCTCCAGCGATCGGGCCGACCATTGGCGGATACCTGACAGAGAATTACGGCTGGGAATTCATCTTCTACGTGAACCTCGTCCCCGGCTTGCTGATGGTCGCTCTGCTCTGGGCCTCACTCGACGAAGCTCCGATGAACCTGGGCTTGCTTGCCAAGGGGGACTGGCCTGGCATCGCCACTTTGGCGATCGGCCTTGCCGCCCTTCAAACGGTGCTGGAGGAGGGCAACAAGGAAGATTGGTTCGGATCCGAGTTCGTCGTCAAGCTCTCGATCGTCGCCGGAGTCTCTCTGACGCTTTTCCTGATCATCGAGTTCAAGACCGCTAACCCACTTCTGAATCTGAGGCTCCTCGCGCGCCGTAACTTCGGGTTCGGTATCTTGGCGAACACTATGCTCGGCATCGCGCTCTATGGGTCTGCGTTCGTGCTGCCGATCTATCTGGCTAGAATCCAGGGCTACAATTCCGAACAGATCGGCATGGTGCTTGCCTGGACCGGTATCCCGCAGCTTATTCTCATTCCACTCGTTCCCAAGCTGATGAAGCTGATCGATGTCCGGTTGTTGATCGCCGTGGGCTTCGCACTGTTCGCTTCCTCGAATTTCATGAACGTCCACATGACCGGAGACTATGCAGCCGACCAGCTTTTCTGGCCGAATGTCATCCGTGCCATCGGACAAGCCCTTGTCTTCGCGCCGCTCTCGGTCGTTGCGACTGCTGGCATCGAACAGGAGAATGCAGGCTCCGCATCGGCGTTGTTCAACATGATGCGCAACCTCGGTGGCGCGGTCGGGATCGCATCGCTTCAGACCTTCATATCGAAGCGTGAGCAGTTCCATTCGAACATCCTCACGAACTCGATCAGCATCTTCGAAGAAGCCACACGAAATCGCGTCGCCAAACTGACAAAGTACTTCATGAATCACGGCGTCAGCGACCAGGCCACAGCCACCCATAAAGCCATTGTCGCCATTGCATCCAGCGTGCGTAGGCAGGCCAACGTCATGGCTTTCAGCGATGCGTTCTTTCTGCTTGGCGCGGGCCTCGTCGTTGCTTTGTTCGCAACGCTTCTCCTCAAAAAGCCAAGCGGCCAGATGTCTGGCGGCGGCGCACACTGA
- a CDS encoding adenylate/guanylate cyclase domain-containing protein, with product MNTITREPISRRHRGSVGPNVDPGSILAILEWLAGDECHSIDEAGLVAGLGLRLRQIGLLIDRLTLHLMTLHPEILGRTVAWAPSEPVEIHDRDHGIKVEFASSPLVKVMESREPMIVDAGDRQSPWQHIDVFAGRNLVQLMIAPLCNVDGPVSAAGFGTKRPGGFTLSEIRVIERILPSLRNTCEMRVMRHAELSLLDTYIGPMTAQRILAGKIRQGEIETMQAALLLCDMKGFTELSNRLPDEKVLQLLNAYFDAVIPAITSNGGEVLKFMGDAALAFFPTSDAVVACRRALAATAEIFANLAGFEQNGARVEATVGLHYGKVSYGNIGSGRRLDFTVIGSDVNLLSRIQTACGGLGKSLLMSDMFRRSSGADNILSTKFHRLKGFADPIELFTIAE from the coding sequence ATGAACACGATCACACGAGAACCGATTTCCCGGAGACACCGCGGGAGCGTCGGCCCCAATGTCGATCCTGGCTCCATCCTTGCCATCCTGGAATGGCTCGCCGGCGACGAGTGCCATTCGATCGACGAAGCCGGCTTGGTTGCGGGTCTGGGTCTCAGGCTACGGCAGATCGGCCTCCTTATCGACAGACTTACGCTCCATCTGATGACCCTTCATCCCGAGATCCTCGGCCGAACGGTCGCATGGGCTCCATCCGAACCCGTCGAGATCCATGACAGGGATCACGGGATCAAGGTCGAGTTCGCCTCAAGCCCACTGGTCAAGGTGATGGAGTCACGTGAGCCGATGATCGTTGATGCGGGCGACCGACAGTCTCCATGGCAGCATATCGACGTGTTTGCGGGACGGAATTTGGTCCAGCTCATGATTGCGCCGCTCTGCAACGTCGACGGACCGGTGAGTGCGGCGGGATTTGGGACGAAGCGGCCAGGCGGTTTCACGCTGTCCGAAATCCGTGTCATCGAGCGGATCCTGCCTTCGTTGCGCAATACCTGCGAAATGCGGGTCATGCGTCACGCCGAGCTGTCCTTGCTCGATACGTACATCGGGCCGATGACGGCTCAACGAATCCTCGCCGGCAAAATCCGTCAGGGCGAGATCGAGACGATGCAGGCAGCACTTCTGCTTTGCGACATGAAGGGGTTCACCGAACTCTCGAATCGCCTGCCTGACGAAAAGGTGCTGCAACTTCTCAACGCCTACTTCGATGCGGTGATCCCTGCGATCACGAGCAACGGCGGGGAAGTGCTGAAGTTCATGGGGGATGCGGCACTTGCATTCTTCCCGACATCCGACGCTGTGGTTGCGTGTCGACGCGCGTTGGCAGCAACCGCGGAGATCTTCGCCAATCTTGCTGGATTCGAACAGAACGGTGCCCGCGTCGAAGCAACAGTGGGATTGCACTATGGCAAGGTGAGCTATGGGAACATCGGCTCCGGACGGAGGCTGGATTTCACGGTCATCGGTTCGGACGTCAATCTGCTCAGCAGGATACAGACTGCCTGCGGGGGGCTCGGAAAGTCGCTTCTCATGTCGGACATGTTCCGTCGTAGCTCCGGAGCCGACAACATTCTCTCCACCAAATTTCACCGCCTGAAGGGTTTTGCCGATCCGATCGAGCTATTCACGATTGCGGAATAG
- a CDS encoding LysR family transcriptional regulator, with product MRTVEVGSFSAAARDLKTSPSAISKSVGGLEKLVGSRLFLRSTRALILTPDGQMLFERIGPLLRELDASDDGLSSSGGLTGRLRFSMPVEMSELFLGAIFTKFAEEYPDLTLDVGLTDRFVDIIRDDYDVVFRVGEVVQPDLVVRHLADLDMVLVAAPSLLSKRGVPRTIDAFQSMPFARYSVGSRPAHIAFADGSRILPTGRIDCDSGIALHTAARHGLGVALLLRCVVVDDLDSGILIDVTPAGALKPMRFSAVHALGRTVPSRVKLLSDFVALEAQKLTIRAQSPGDAAAARD from the coding sequence GTGCGCACGGTCGAAGTTGGATCGTTCAGTGCGGCTGCTCGGGATCTGAAGACATCACCCTCCGCGATTTCGAAGAGCGTCGGTGGGTTGGAAAAGCTGGTCGGATCCCGTCTTTTTCTCAGGTCGACGCGGGCCCTTATACTGACCCCCGACGGGCAGATGCTGTTCGAGCGGATCGGTCCACTGCTGCGGGAACTCGATGCATCGGACGATGGGCTATCAAGTAGCGGCGGACTAACCGGACGATTGCGATTCAGTATGCCCGTCGAAATGTCAGAGCTGTTTCTCGGGGCGATCTTCACCAAGTTTGCCGAGGAATACCCTGACCTAACGCTGGACGTCGGGTTGACAGACAGGTTCGTCGACATCATCCGGGACGATTACGATGTCGTCTTCAGGGTCGGGGAGGTCGTGCAACCCGATCTGGTTGTTCGGCATCTCGCGGATCTCGACATGGTTCTCGTTGCAGCCCCGTCGCTTCTATCGAAACGGGGCGTGCCGAGGACAATCGATGCCTTTCAGAGCATGCCCTTTGCGCGGTACTCCGTTGGCAGCCGACCGGCACACATCGCCTTTGCCGACGGGTCCAGGATCCTCCCAACCGGGCGAATAGACTGCGACAGCGGCATCGCTCTACATACGGCAGCGCGGCACGGTCTCGGAGTAGCCTTGCTCTTGCGTTGTGTGGTGGTAGACGACTTGGATTCGGGAATATTGATCGATGTGACACCTGCAGGTGCGCTCAAGCCGATGCGCTTCAGCGCTGTTCACGCGCTTGGTCGGACCGTGCCGTCACGCGTCAAACTGCTTTCCGATTTCGTAGCGCTTGAGGCTCAGAAACTCACTATTCGTGCTCAGTCACCTGGAGATGCCGCTGCGGCGAGGGATTGA